A stretch of Besnoitia besnoiti strain Bb-Ger1 chromosome V, whole genome shotgun sequence DNA encodes these proteins:
- a CDS encoding histone deacetylase HDAC3 (encoded by transcript BESB_059430), with the protein MALSALRKRVAYFYDPDIGSYYYGPGHPMKPQRIRMAHALVLSYDLYKHMEVYRPHKSIEPELCLFHSSDYISFLSSVSPENYKEFSLQLKNFNVGEATDCPVFDGLFTFQQACAGASIDAAKKLNHHQADICVNWSGGLHHAKRSEASGFCYINDIVLGILELLKYHARVMYIDIDIHHGDGVEEAFYVSHRVMTVSFHKFGDFFPGTGDITDVGASQGKYYAVNVPLNDGMDDDSFVALFKPVITKCVDVYRPGAIVLHLRRLREVAEHSPLGLGGGGYTIRNVARCWAYETGVVLDRHREMSPHVPLNDYYDYYAPDFQLHLTPSSIPNSNSPEHLEKIKTRVLSNLSYLEHAPGVQFAYVPPDFFGEDNDDEDEFMQNQVENEGGGRAPGAASSGPSSSAAAPYRIRRKDYANDFEDMADRDQKVPI; encoded by the exons ATGGCACTTAGtgcgctgcggaagcgcGTAGCGTACTTTTACGACCCCGACATCGGGAGCTACTACTATGGACCGGGTCATCCGATGAAACCGCAGAGAATCCGCATGGCGCACGCACTGGTTCTCTCTTACGACCTTTACAAACATATG GAAGTGTACAGACCCCACAAGTCAATCGAGCCAGAACTCTGTCTGTTTCACTCGAGCGACTACATCTCGTTCCTTTCCTCCGTCTCCCCAGAGAACTACAAGGagttttctctgcagctaAAGAATTTCAACGTCGGCGAGGCAACCGACTGCCCTGTCTTCGATGGACTCTTCACCTTCCAGCAAGCCTGCGCAG GGGCCTCGATCGACGCGGCCAAGAAGCTGAATCATCACCAGGCGGACATTTGTGTGAACTGGTCTGGGGGGCTGCACCATGCGAAGCGTTCAGAGGCTTCTGGTTTTTGCTACATCAACGACATTGTGTTGGGCATTTTGGAGTTGCTCAAGTACCACGCTCGCGTGATGTACATCGACATCGACATTCACCACGGCGACGGGGTGGAGGAGGCATTCTACGTGTCGCACCGCGTGATGACTGTCTCGTTTCACAAGTTCGGCGACTTCTTTCCGGGGACCGGTGACATCACAGACGTGGGGGCGAGCCAGGGCAAGTACTACGCGGTGAACGTTCCGCTGAACGACGGCATGGACGACGACTCCTTCGTCGCGCTGTTCAAGCCTGTCATCACGAAGTGCGTGGACGTGTATCGCCCTGGGGCCATTGTGCTGCA cctgcgtcgccttcgtgaAGTCGCTGAACATTCCCCTCTTGGTCTTGGGGGCGGCGGATACACCATCCGCAACGTggcgcgctgctgggcgTACGAGACGGGCGTCGTTCTGGACCGCCACCGCGAAATGTCCCCCCACGTGCCCCTGAACGACTACTACGACTACTACGCGCCTGACTTCCAGCTGCATTTGACGCCCTCGTCGATCCCCAACTCGAACTCGCCTGAACACCTCGAAAAGATCAAaacgcgcgtcctctccaaCCTCAGCTATCTGGAGCACGCCCCCGGCGTCCAGTTCGCCTACGTGCCGCCAGACTTCTTCGGCGAAGAcaacgacgacgaagacgaattCATGCAAAACCAAGTCGAaaacgagggcggcggacgcgcgcccggcgccgccagcagcggcccctcctcgtcggcggctgcgccctACCGGATCCGCAGAAAGGACTACGCCAACGACTTCGAGGACATGGCGGACAGAGACCAAAAAGTCCCGATTTAG
- a CDS encoding hypothetical protein (encoded by transcript BESB_059440) — MLASILSSYAEDDESPSGAAGGSSESSAAGAATSVVPPVSSEFSAQPTKKRVDLTRLQMCCPGIIGAGEVTGSSFGAHSLFAIRRTPSSAPAAPSAASGLSFPVPQKGRNAAPASASAKRSPAAGSPQDASALPAPDVVVGPDNVPLLRYARGVFASAEEEDLEEFRQLKQQQHRLRKQDPETVRRAAAASPEADGLPPPSTRSQALLRMLPMPQSASPAQGGSWSALCLGARTAAAKPEEPPKAAQTKADAEAQRQGGRSKHDAASAGEDFGPAGADVGGAKPASGSQKRPAGGSDPPAEAEKDTEEADGASGPLFSLFSDYNDDEKQEEPDTDARLLPVKQEPLPSSAPAKSGAEASSAPFSSFSSAPSVFKQQKAEASIASEFAQAAAPLYGPEVPAEAANADVWSGEQVLVSGDHDDSQPLQMMQGMSLREYRELQKANVGVVSGEALRDPNWQVNAQLHGTPAQAKRAKLTITTNVWSAKTQGVVQTQEPGGMQKRKHQINWLAAEAAEKELEMWEMLSKNRQNKYQTAMKYGW; from the exons ATGCTGGCTTCAATTCTTTCTTCGTACGCGGAGGACGATGAGAGTCCGTCGGGCGCTGCTGGGGGATCAAGCGAGAgttctgcggcgggcgcggctaCCAGCGTCGTGCCGCCGGTTTCCTCGGAGTTTTCCGCGCAGCCGACTAAAAAGCGTGTTGACCTCACGCGCTTGCAGATGTGCTGTCCAGGCATTAtcggcgcgggagaggtGACGGGTTCCAGCTTCGGCGCGCACTCGCTCTTCGCCATCCGGCGCACGCCCTCGtcagcgccagctgcgccttccgccgcatCGGGATTGTCATTTCCAGTTCCCCAGAAGGGCCGAAACGCCGCGCCCGCTTCAGCCTCGGCAAAgcgctcgccggctgcgggcTCTCCGCAGGACGCGAGTGCGTTGCCTGCGCCCGACGTTGTCGTGGGTCCTGACAACGTGCCGCTGCTCAGGTACGCTCGAGGAGTCTTtgcgagcgcggaggaggaggacctCGAAGAGTTTCGGCAACtcaagcagcagcagcatcgTCTGCGCAAGCAGGATCCGGAGACAGTCcgccgggcggcggctgcctcgccggaGGCCGACGGTTTGCCGCCGCCTAGCACGCGGAGCCAGGCGCTCCTGCGCATGCTCCCCatgccgcagagcgcgagtCCGGCGCAAGGCGGCTCCTGGagcgctctctgcctcgggGCGCGCacggcagccgcgaagccTGAAGAGCCGCCGAAGGCTGCGCAGACCAAAGCCGACGCAGAAGCCCAGAGACAGGGGGGAAGAAGCAAACACGATGCCGCGTCGGCTGGAGAGGATTTTggccctgcaggcgccgacgtgggcggcgcgaagccggCGAGCGGCTCTCAGAAGCGGCCGGCGGGCGGGAGCGACCctccggcggaggcagagaaggacacagaagaggcagacggcgcgtCAGGgccgcttttctctctcttctccgacTACAACGATGACGAAAAACAAGAAGAGCCAGACACCGATGCGAGGCTTCTGCCTGTCAAGCAAGAacccctcccctcctccgcgcccgcgaagagTGGAGCAGAAGCCTCGTCGGCTCCATTTTCgtccttttcttctgcgccgtctgTCTTCAAGCAACAgaaagcagaggcgagcaTCGCCTCGGAGTTTGCTCAAGCTGCTGCTCCCTTGTACGGGCCCGAAGTTCCCGCGGAAGCCGCAAACGCGGACGTCTGGAGCGGAGAGCAAGTACTAGTCTCAGGCGATCACGACGactcgcagccgctgcagatgATGCAGGGCATGTCCCTCAGAGAG TATCGggagctgcagaaggcgaacgTTGGAGTGGTTTCTGGCGAAGCACTGCGCGATCCCAACTG GCAGGTGAATGCGCAGCTCCATGGAACgccagcgcaggcgaagcgcgcgaagctGACCATCACGACCAACGTCTGGAGTGCGAAGACCCAGGGCGTCGTTCAGACGCAGGAGCCCGGGGGCatgcagaagagaaagcacCAG ATCAActggctggcggcggaggccgcggagaaagagCTGGAGATGTGGGAGATGCTTTCGAAGAATCGCCAGAACAAGTATCAGACTGCAATGAAATACGGGTGGTAG